From the genome of Amia ocellicauda isolate fAmiCal2 chromosome 14, fAmiCal2.hap1, whole genome shotgun sequence, one region includes:
- the LOC136767987 gene encoding uncharacterized protein LOC136767987, translated as MKLCCIALCLCVGVLLPTPIFAGRDNETSKESSDIDALSKHYRILPMFIQASAPLVDPKKLRPATGSEPMPDDLRRILFPGDNLRKGVHPKKVQNRGVAVWGDYSKMYVAVHKNINGFRCRPSELMLGSCAVSKTTEHYYYFIYGLNECGNNRSIINGRLVYSNTLRYSPPTSSHPVIRGVSFTVPIQLVYNRYGFASRTLHSI; from the exons ATGAAGCTGTGCTGCATTGCTCTCTGCCTCTGTGTAGGAGTATTATTACCTACACCGATCTTTGCCGGCCGTGACAATGAGACTTCAAAGGAATCCTCCGACATCGATGCGCTGTCCAAGCACTACCGCATTCTCCCCATGTTCATCCAGGCGTCGGCTCCTCTGGTAGACCCAAAGAAACTCCGGCCGGCCACTGGCAGCGAGCCCATGCCGGATGACCTGAGGCGCATCCTGTTCCCCGGTGACAACCTACGGAAAGGCGTGCATCCCAAGAAGGTCCAGAACCGAGGCGTTGCAGTGTGGGGAGACTACAGTAAGATGTACGTGGCAGTGCATAAGAACATCAACGGTTTCAGGTGCAGGCCTTCGGAGCTCATGCTGGGGAGCTGCGCCGTCAGTAAGACCACTGAGCACTACTACTACTTCATCTACGGGCTGAACGAGTGTGGGAACAATCGATCG ATCATTAATGGCCGACTGGTGTACTCCAACACTCTGCGCTACTCCCCGCCAACTTCTTCACACCCAGTAATCCGGGGCGTGTCCTTCACTGTGCCCATCCAGCTTGTCTACAACCGGTATGGATTTGCTTCCAGAACTCTACATAGCATTTGA
- the LOC136767989 gene encoding zona pellucida sperm-binding protein 3-like — protein MDKSAFFRELKNRHGYILVTTNEQWIRLSPKNIYYLGQPMYFQATGYFATEGQRLFIQSCYATASPDRHSKPRFTVIDNFGCLVDSKADGCQSRFVPYTRKDVLRFTIDAFLFQKTLSEHGMTELYMHCTMTVAEHVTPGAKSCTYNRKAKRWEELYGNHAVCVCCDSRCSGDRAEAQRSGLVTSHLLPLEHPGAKMNSVEGSHRSGEEGSPILEPHAEGEARQVDSHPEESAAVEVHSWDVAEEGPVASDDFHMEETEEEDERFPV, from the exons ATGGACAAATCTGCCTTCTTCAGAGAGCTGAAGAACAGACATGGCTACATCCTGGTCACCACCAATG AGCAGTGGATCAGACTCTCCCCAAAGAACATCTACTACCTGGGTCAGCCCATGTACTTCCAGGCCACAGGCTACTTTGCCACTGAAGGGCAGCGGCTGTTCATCCAGTCCTGCTATGCCACGGCCTCTCCAGATCGGCACTCTAAGCCCAGGTTCACCGTGATTGACAACTTTGG GTGCCTGGTAGACAGCAAGGCTGATGGGTGCCAGTCCAGGTTCGTGCCGTACACGAGGAAGGACGTTCTCCGCTTCACCATCGACGCCTTCCTGTTTCAGAAGACCCTGTCTGAG CATGGGATGACTGAGCTGTACATGCACTGCACCATGACTGTGGCAGAACATGTGACTCCAGGCGCCAAATCCTGCACCTACAACCGAAAAGCTAAAAG GTGGGAGGAGCTGTATGGGAaccatgctgtgtgtgtgtgctgtgactcCAGGTGTTCTGGGGACCGGGCAGAAG CTCAGAGGAGTGGCCTAGTGACCAGTCACCTGCTGCCCTTGGAGCATCCTGGTGCTAAAATGAACTCTGTGGAAGGATCCCATAGATCAGGGGAAGAAGGGAGCCCCATCCTGGAACCGCATGCTGAAGGAGAAGCTAGGCAAGTGGACTCTCACCCAGAGGAATCTGCAGCGGTAGAGGTGCATTCCTGGGATGTCGCTGAAGAGGGACCCGTGGCATCGGATGACTTCCATATGGAGGAgacggaggaggaggatgaacgATTCCCAGTGTAA
- the LOC136767991 gene encoding uncharacterized protein LOC136767991, with translation MKLFCIALCLCVGVLFPTLIFAGRDDETSKESSDINTLSKRYRILPMFIQASAPLVDPKKLRPATGSEPMPDDLRRILFPGDNLRKGVHPKKVQNRGVAVWGDYSKMYVAVHKNINGFRCRPSELMLGSCAVSKTTEHYYYFIYGLNECGNKRSIINGRLVYSNTLRYSPPTSSHPVIRGVSFTVPIQLVYNRYGFASRTLHSI, from the exons ATGAAGTTGTTCTGCATTGCTCTCTGCCTCTGTGTAGGAGTATTATTCCCTACACTGATCTTTGCCGGCCGTGACGATGAGACTTCAAAGGAATCCTCCGACATCAATACGCTGTCCAAGCGCTACCGCATTCTCCCCATGTTCATCCAGGCGTCGGCTCCTCTGGTAGACCCAAAGAAACTCCGGCCGGCCACTGGCAGCGAGCCCATGCCGGATGACCTGAGGCGCATCCTGTTCCCCGGTGACAACCTACGGAAAGGCGTGCATCCCAAGAAGGTCCAGAACCGAGGTGTTGCAGTGTGGGGAGACTACAGTAAGATGTACGTGGCAGTGCATAAGAACATCAACGGTTTCAGGTGCAGGCCTTCGGAGCTCATGCTGGGGAGCTGCGCCGTCAGTAAGACCACTGAGCACTACTACTACTTCATCTACGGGCTGAACGAGTGTGGGAACAAGCGATCG ATCATTAATGGCCGACTGGTGTACTCCAACACTCTGCGCTACTCCCCGCCAACTTCTTCACACCCAGTAATCCGGGGCGTGTCCTTCACTGTGCCCATCCAGCTTGTCTACAACCGGTATGGATTTGCTTCCAGAACTCTACATAGCATTTGA
- the LOC136767990 gene encoding zona pellucida sperm-binding protein 3-like, which produces MDKSAFFRELKNRHGYILVTTNEQWIRLSPKNIYYLGQPMYFQATGYFATEGQRLFIQSCYATASPDRHSKPRFTVIDNFGCLVDSKADGCQSRFVPYTRKDVLRFTIDAFLFQKTLSEHGMTELYMHCTMTVAEHVTPGAKSCTYNRKAKRWEELYGNHAVCACCDSRCSGDRAEGQRSGLVTSHLLPLEHPGAKMDSAEGARWSGEEAVPGLGSHAEGEARQVDSQPEESAAVDSPAAVEVDSWDAWDVSEEGTVASEDYAAELFKGEESSWVSFQDEDEDEREETEEDERFPV; this is translated from the exons ATGGACAAATCTGCCTTCTTCAGAGAGCTGAAGAACAGACATGGCTACATCCTGGTCACCACCAATG AGCAGTGGATCAGACTCTCCCCAAAGAACATCTACTACCTGGGTCAGCCCATGTACTTCCAGGCCACAGGCTACTTTGCCACTGAAGGGCAGCGGCTGTTCATCCAGTCCTGCTATGCCACGGCCTCTCCGGATCGGCACTCCAAGCCCAGGTTCACCGTGATTGACAACTTTGG GTGCCTGGTAGACAGCAAGGCTGATGGGTGCCAGTCTAGGTTCGTGCCGTACACGAGGAAGGACGTTCTCCGCTTCACCATCGATGCCTTCCTGTTTCAGAAGACCCTCTCCGAG CATGGGATGACTGAGCTGTACATGCACTGCACCATGACTGTGGCAGAACATGTGACTCCAGGCGCCAAATCCTGCACCTACAACCGAAAAGCTAAAAG GTGGGAGGAGCTGTATGGGAACCATGCTGTGTGTGCGTGCTGTGACTCCAGGTGTTCTGGGGACCGGGCAGAAG GTCAGAGGAGTGGCCTAGTGACCAGTCACCTGCTGCCCTTGGAGCATCCTGGTGCTAAAATGGACTCGGCGGAAGGAGCCCGTTGGTCAGGGGAAGAAGCAGTTCCAGGATTGGGGTCCCATGCTGAAGGAGAAGCTAGGCAAGTGGACTCTCAGCCAGAGGAGTCTGCAGCAGTTGACAGTCCGGCAGCGGTAGAGGTGGATTCCTGGGATGCCTGGGATGTCTCTGAAGAGGGAACCGTGGCATCGGAGGACTATGCAGCTGAACTGTTTAAAGGTGAGGAGTCGTCTTGGGTGAGCTTTCAGGATGAGGATGAAGATGAGCGAGAGGAGACGGAGGAGGATGAACGATTCCCAGTGTAA